A window of Hemibagrus wyckioides isolate EC202008001 linkage group LG03, SWU_Hwy_1.0, whole genome shotgun sequence contains these coding sequences:
- the sgpl1 gene encoding sphingosine-1-phosphate lyase 1 isoform X2 produces MANTPPSLLCYSVDLIWMISYLKSKSLKRPVYTQDEVQWSKGKVSGAVYWGDEKLTDLLVKVYGEFAWSNPLHPDIFPGVRKMEAEVVRMTCTLFNGGPESCGTVTSGGTESILMACKAYRDLAYERGIKYPEILAPVSAHAAFDKAAHYFGMKLIHIPLDKKTMKVDVKAMKRAISKNTAMLVCSAPQFPHGIIDPIVEVGKLAEKYNIPFHVDACLGGFLIVFMEKAGFKLEPFDFRVKSVTSISADTHKYGYAPKGSSVVIYREKKYRHYQYFVAPDWQGGIYASPSIAGSRPGGIIAACWATMMHMGESGYVEATKKVVQTARTIAAGVHKVEGLFVFGKPEVSVVALGSNVFDIFRLSNALTSKGWNLNTLQFPSSIHICVTMLHTQPGVAEQFIKDVKEEVAKIMKNPKEKTTGMGAVYGMAQTIPDRSMVTEVSCGFLDCLYSTEVKKVQKNHYTSKKNHMNGNSKSH; encoded by the exons ATGGCGAACACACCGCCCAGTCTGTTATGCTACTCGGTTGATTTAATCTGGATGATCTCATACTTGAaaagtaaaagtcttaaaagaCCAGTGTACACCCAGG atgAAGTGCAGTGGTCCAAAGGCAAGGTTTCAGGGGCAGTCTACTGGGGAGATGAAAAGCTCACAGATCTTCTGGTGAAG GTATATGGTGAGTTTGCTTGGAGTAATCCCCTCCACCCGGATATCTTTCCAGGCGTGAGAAAGATGGAGGCAGAAGTGGTGCGGATGACGTGTACTCTCTTCAATGGTGGACCTGAGTCATGTGGCACA GTCACTTCTGGTGGAACTGAGAGCATTTTGATGGCCTGTAAAGCATACAGAGACCTGGCTTATGAACGAGGAATCAAATATCCAGAGAt ACTTGCACCAGTAAGTGCTCATGCAGCATTTGACAAGGCAGCACACTACTTTGGAATGAAACTGATTCATATACCTTTGGATAAGAAGACTATGAAAGTCGATGTAAAG GCCATGAAGAGAGCCATCTCTAAGAACACAGCCATGCTGGTTTGCTCTGCTCCTCagttccctcatgggatcattGACCCCATTGTGGAAGTAGGGAAG TTGGCGGAAAAGTACAACATTCCCTTCCATGTGGATGCCTGCTTGGGTGGGTTCCTTATAGTATTCATGGAAAAGGCTGGATTCAAGCTGGAGCCATTTGACTTCCGAGTTAAAAGCGTCACAAGCATTTCAGCAGACACGCATAAG TATGGCTATGCACCCAAAGGCTCCTCAGTGGTGATCtacagagaaaagaaatatCGTCACTACCAGTACTTTGTAGCCCCTGATTGGCAGGGAGGAATTTACGCATCTCCCTCAATAGCTGGTTCTCGGCCTGGTGGGATCATTGCTGCCTGCTGGGCCACTATGATGCATATGGGAGAAAGTGGCTACGTGGAGGCCACCAAGAAGGTTGTTCAGACAGCCCGCACCATTGCAGCAGG cGTCCATAAAGTGGAGGGACTGTTTGTGTTTGGAAAGCCAGAAGTCTCAGTGGTGGCTTTAGGTTCCAATGTATTTGATATATTCCGTTTATCCAATGCACTCACATCAAAAGGCTGGAATCTCAATACTCTCCAGTTCCCATCCAG CATCCATATTTGTGTAACTATGCTGCACACACAGCCTGGTGTTGCAGAGCAATTCATCAAAGATGTAAAGGAGGAAGTAGCAAAAATTATGAAAAATCCCAAAGAGAAGACCACTGGAATG GGAGCAGTTTATGGCATGGCCCAGACCATCCCTGATCGGTCGATGGTGACGGAGGTGTCATGCGGCTTCCTGGACTGCCTCTACAGCACTGAGGTTAAAAAGGTCCAAAAAAACCACTATACCAGCAAGAAGAACCACATGAATGGGAACTCAAAGTCACACTGA
- the sgpl1 gene encoding sphingosine-1-phosphate lyase 1 isoform X1, giving the protein MDYTSALEVYKEMLLLYCEEIQHYINSMCAGLEPWQIIASTLVSTLAAVWLKDFLFQKESLLSRTKKQCFRLIRKIPFVGASIQNQLNKALDDMSMSLCTLKEGMSYMKCLPTQGLTQKQVLDSIRQYQSLNEVQWSKGKVSGAVYWGDEKLTDLLVKVYGEFAWSNPLHPDIFPGVRKMEAEVVRMTCTLFNGGPESCGTVTSGGTESILMACKAYRDLAYERGIKYPEILAPVSAHAAFDKAAHYFGMKLIHIPLDKKTMKVDVKAMKRAISKNTAMLVCSAPQFPHGIIDPIVEVGKLAEKYNIPFHVDACLGGFLIVFMEKAGFKLEPFDFRVKSVTSISADTHKYGYAPKGSSVVIYREKKYRHYQYFVAPDWQGGIYASPSIAGSRPGGIIAACWATMMHMGESGYVEATKKVVQTARTIAAGVHKVEGLFVFGKPEVSVVALGSNVFDIFRLSNALTSKGWNLNTLQFPSSIHICVTMLHTQPGVAEQFIKDVKEEVAKIMKNPKEKTTGMGAVYGMAQTIPDRSMVTEVSCGFLDCLYSTEVKKVQKNHYTSKKNHMNGNSKSH; this is encoded by the exons AGTGCTCTGGAGGTGTATAAGGAGATGCTCCTGCTGTACTGTGAGGAGATTCAGCACTACATCAACTCAATGTGTGCTGGTTTGGAGCCATGGCAGATCATTGCATCAACGTTAGTGTCTACTCTTGCGGCAGTATGGCTCAAAGACTTCCTGTTCCAGAAGGAGA GTCTGCTGTCTAGAACTAAGAAACAGTGCTTTCGACTCATCAGAAAAATCCCATTCGTAGGCGCATCA ATTCAGAACCAGCTGAACAAGGCTCTAGATGACATGTCAATGAGCCTGTGCACACTGAAGGAAGGAATGAGCTACATGAAGTGCTTGCCTACACAGGGCCTCACGCAGAAACAAGTCCTAGACAGCATCAGACAGTACCAGTCACTGA atgAAGTGCAGTGGTCCAAAGGCAAGGTTTCAGGGGCAGTCTACTGGGGAGATGAAAAGCTCACAGATCTTCTGGTGAAG GTATATGGTGAGTTTGCTTGGAGTAATCCCCTCCACCCGGATATCTTTCCAGGCGTGAGAAAGATGGAGGCAGAAGTGGTGCGGATGACGTGTACTCTCTTCAATGGTGGACCTGAGTCATGTGGCACA GTCACTTCTGGTGGAACTGAGAGCATTTTGATGGCCTGTAAAGCATACAGAGACCTGGCTTATGAACGAGGAATCAAATATCCAGAGAt ACTTGCACCAGTAAGTGCTCATGCAGCATTTGACAAGGCAGCACACTACTTTGGAATGAAACTGATTCATATACCTTTGGATAAGAAGACTATGAAAGTCGATGTAAAG GCCATGAAGAGAGCCATCTCTAAGAACACAGCCATGCTGGTTTGCTCTGCTCCTCagttccctcatgggatcattGACCCCATTGTGGAAGTAGGGAAG TTGGCGGAAAAGTACAACATTCCCTTCCATGTGGATGCCTGCTTGGGTGGGTTCCTTATAGTATTCATGGAAAAGGCTGGATTCAAGCTGGAGCCATTTGACTTCCGAGTTAAAAGCGTCACAAGCATTTCAGCAGACACGCATAAG TATGGCTATGCACCCAAAGGCTCCTCAGTGGTGATCtacagagaaaagaaatatCGTCACTACCAGTACTTTGTAGCCCCTGATTGGCAGGGAGGAATTTACGCATCTCCCTCAATAGCTGGTTCTCGGCCTGGTGGGATCATTGCTGCCTGCTGGGCCACTATGATGCATATGGGAGAAAGTGGCTACGTGGAGGCCACCAAGAAGGTTGTTCAGACAGCCCGCACCATTGCAGCAGG cGTCCATAAAGTGGAGGGACTGTTTGTGTTTGGAAAGCCAGAAGTCTCAGTGGTGGCTTTAGGTTCCAATGTATTTGATATATTCCGTTTATCCAATGCACTCACATCAAAAGGCTGGAATCTCAATACTCTCCAGTTCCCATCCAG CATCCATATTTGTGTAACTATGCTGCACACACAGCCTGGTGTTGCAGAGCAATTCATCAAAGATGTAAAGGAGGAAGTAGCAAAAATTATGAAAAATCCCAAAGAGAAGACCACTGGAATG GGAGCAGTTTATGGCATGGCCCAGACCATCCCTGATCGGTCGATGGTGACGGAGGTGTCATGCGGCTTCCTGGACTGCCTCTACAGCACTGAGGTTAAAAAGGTCCAAAAAAACCACTATACCAGCAAGAAGAACCACATGAATGGGAACTCAAAGTCACACTGA
- the pcbd1 gene encoding pterin-4-alpha-carbinolamine dehydratase: MAGKIQALTLDEREQLLPMLRSTQWAEVVGRDALYKEFVFKDFNQAFGFMTRVALQAEKMDHHPEWFNVYNKVHITLSTHECGGLSKRDITLATFIDQVSVL, from the exons ATG GCTGGTAAGATCCAGGCTCTGACTTTGGACGAGAGAGAGCAGCTCCTCCCTATGCTCCGCAGCACACAGTGGGCTGAAGTTGTAGGCAGGGATGCTCTCTATAAGGAGTTTGTTTTCAAGGACTTTAACCAG GCCTTTGGGTTCATGACTAGAGTAGCACTACAGGCTGAGAAGATGGACCACCATCCCGAGTGGTTCAATGTTTATAATAAG GTTCACATCACTTTAAGCACACACGAGTGTGGAGGACTGTCTAAGCGTGACATTACTCTTGCTACTTTCATTGATCAAGTCTCAGTGTTGTGA